Proteins from one Thermobifida alba genomic window:
- a CDS encoding DUF4184 family protein — translation MGGGPVLWTVLSLALGAATHVVWDAFTHPGGAAVVLWPVLDAEVAGAHRLYNVVMSLGSAGGLGVLAWWVARWYRRAPVAPAGGAALPGEGARRWAAAGIVVAGVAEAGRAAADPRAAASGYDLVRGVLLGLAQGVGAGLACHVAVWHVLRAVRGRVRVGDGAAEK, via the coding sequence GTGGGGGGCGGCCCCGTGCTGTGGACGGTGCTCTCGCTGGCCCTCGGTGCGGCCACGCACGTGGTGTGGGACGCCTTCACGCATCCCGGCGGGGCGGCGGTGGTCCTCTGGCCGGTGCTGGACGCGGAGGTGGCGGGGGCGCACCGGCTGTACAACGTGGTCATGTCCCTCGGTTCCGCGGGCGGGCTGGGGGTGCTGGCCTGGTGGGTGGCGCGCTGGTACCGGCGCGCGCCCGTGGCACCGGCCGGCGGGGCCGCTCTGCCGGGTGAGGGGGCGCGCCGCTGGGCCGCGGCCGGGATCGTGGTGGCGGGGGTGGCGGAAGCCGGGCGGGCGGCCGCCGATCCGCGGGCGGCGGCGAGCGGCTACGACCTCGTGCGCGGTGTGCTGCTGGGGCTGGCGCAGGGAGTCGGCGCGGGTCTGGCCTGCCACGTGGCGGTCTGGCACGTGCTCCGGGCCGTCCGGGGGCGGGTCCGGGTGGGAGACGGAGCCGCGGAAAAGTGA
- the dxr gene encoding 1-deoxy-D-xylulose-5-phosphate reductoisomerase, whose protein sequence is MILGSTGSIGTQAVEVVRQAPHRFDVVGLAAGGGRLDLLVDQACELDVQVVAVADPAKAAELCDRLTARGSAAKVLAGPEGVAELAAWECDVVLNGITGALGLESTLAALRAGRLLALANKESLIVGGPLVREAARPGQIVPVDSEHYALAQCFPRLPADQLTSLAQGNVEARRDQVRRLVVTASGGPFRGRSAADLADVTPEQALAHPTWSMGPVVTVNSATLVNKGLEVIEAHLLFDIPFDRIEVVVHPQSVVHSMVEYVDGSTIAQASPPSMRIPIAYGIAWPDRVAGAAPAIDWTRAHQWTFEPLDHEAFPAVRLACEVGTAGGTAPAVYNAANEEAVAAFLAGRLAFPAILDTVARVVSEHREEVQGGTPRLEDVYEADGWARKRAGELISRQG, encoded by the coding sequence GTGATCCTCGGCTCCACCGGCTCGATCGGCACCCAGGCCGTCGAGGTGGTCCGTCAGGCGCCGCACCGCTTCGACGTGGTGGGCCTCGCCGCCGGAGGCGGCCGCCTGGACCTGCTCGTCGACCAGGCCTGCGAACTCGACGTCCAGGTGGTCGCGGTCGCCGACCCCGCGAAAGCCGCCGAACTGTGCGACCGGCTCACCGCGCGCGGCAGCGCCGCCAAGGTGCTGGCCGGCCCCGAGGGGGTAGCCGAACTCGCCGCCTGGGAGTGCGACGTCGTCCTCAACGGCATCACCGGAGCCCTGGGCCTGGAGTCCACCCTCGCCGCGCTGCGCGCCGGACGGCTGCTCGCGCTGGCCAACAAGGAGTCGCTGATCGTCGGCGGCCCCCTGGTCCGCGAGGCCGCCCGCCCCGGGCAGATCGTGCCGGTGGACTCCGAGCACTACGCGCTCGCCCAGTGCTTCCCCCGCCTGCCCGCCGACCAGCTCACCAGCCTGGCGCAGGGCAACGTCGAGGCCCGCCGCGACCAGGTGCGCCGCCTCGTCGTCACCGCCAGCGGAGGCCCGTTCCGCGGCCGTTCCGCCGCCGACCTCGCCGACGTCACTCCCGAACAGGCGCTCGCCCACCCCACCTGGAGCATGGGGCCGGTCGTCACCGTCAACTCCGCGACCCTGGTCAACAAGGGCCTGGAGGTCATCGAGGCGCACCTGCTCTTCGACATCCCCTTCGACCGGATCGAGGTCGTCGTCCACCCGCAGTCGGTCGTCCACTCGATGGTGGAGTACGTGGACGGCTCCACCATCGCCCAGGCGAGCCCGCCCAGCATGCGCATCCCCATCGCCTACGGCATCGCCTGGCCGGACCGGGTCGCCGGCGCCGCGCCCGCGATCGACTGGACCAGGGCGCACCAGTGGACCTTCGAGCCGCTGGACCACGAGGCGTTCCCCGCGGTGCGGCTGGCCTGCGAGGTCGGCACGGCGGGCGGGACTGCCCCGGCCGTGTACAACGCGGCCAACGAGGAGGCCGTCGCCGCGTTCCTCGCCGGACGCCTGGCATTTCCGGCGATCCTGGACACCGTGGCGCGGGTAGTCTCGGAGCACCGGGAAGAGGTCCAGGGGGGCACGCCGCGGCTCGAAGACGTCTACGAGGCCGACGGGTGGGCCCGCAAGCGGGCCGGAGAACTCATCTCCCGACAGGGGTGA
- a CDS encoding M50 family metallopeptidase, which produces MVALLTVLGIIIMVLGLLFSIAWHELGHMVPAKLFGIRCTQYMVGFGKTLWSFKRGDTEYGLKAVPLGGYVRMVGMIPPAKPRPDTGKPMSRWRAMIEDAREASFVELEPGDEDRQFYQRPPWKRLIVMAGGPFMNLVLAVALFALLLMGIGVYQPTTVVGAVHECVVPATAATADCPSDADPSPASRAGLRAGDEIVAVNDRPTPDWEAVQAAIRAHVGPGTIQVLRDGEELTLHADFIENQVVKRDADGNPVVRTDAAGEPVLDEEGRQVPETVTAGFLGFVPQEQRQTLSAAETAVFFGDTLVSVGEAIVTLPAKIPDVFAAAFLGADRAPDSPVGVVGASRISGEILAMPAPVLDRVAMMINLLAGINLFLFAFNMLPILPLDGGHIVGALWEAVRRNTARLFRRPDPGPFDVAQLMPVAYVMVACFLGFSLMLLVADIVNPVRLIY; this is translated from the coding sequence ATGGTGGCGTTGCTGACCGTGCTGGGGATCATCATCATGGTCCTGGGCCTGCTGTTCTCGATCGCCTGGCACGAGCTGGGGCACATGGTGCCGGCGAAGCTGTTCGGCATCCGCTGCACCCAGTACATGGTGGGCTTCGGCAAGACGCTGTGGTCCTTCAAGCGCGGTGACACCGAGTACGGGCTCAAGGCGGTCCCGCTGGGCGGGTACGTGCGCATGGTCGGGATGATCCCGCCCGCCAAGCCCCGCCCCGACACCGGCAAGCCCATGTCGCGGTGGCGCGCGATGATCGAGGACGCCCGCGAGGCGTCCTTCGTGGAGCTGGAGCCCGGCGACGAGGACCGGCAGTTCTACCAGCGCCCGCCGTGGAAGCGGCTCATCGTCATGGCCGGCGGACCGTTCATGAACCTGGTCCTGGCGGTCGCGCTGTTCGCCCTGCTGCTCATGGGCATCGGCGTCTACCAGCCCACCACCGTCGTCGGCGCGGTGCACGAGTGCGTGGTGCCCGCCACCGCCGCGACCGCCGACTGCCCCTCCGACGCCGACCCCTCCCCCGCCTCCCGGGCCGGGCTGCGCGCCGGGGACGAGATCGTCGCGGTCAACGATCGGCCCACCCCCGACTGGGAGGCCGTGCAGGCCGCCATCCGCGCCCACGTCGGCCCCGGCACCATCCAGGTGCTCCGGGACGGCGAGGAGCTGACCCTGCACGCCGACTTCATCGAGAACCAGGTGGTCAAGCGGGACGCGGACGGCAACCCCGTGGTCCGCACCGACGCCGCCGGGGAGCCGGTCCTCGACGAGGAGGGACGGCAGGTCCCCGAGACGGTCACCGCGGGCTTCCTCGGGTTCGTGCCGCAGGAGCAGCGCCAGACGCTCAGCGCCGCCGAGACCGCCGTCTTCTTCGGCGACACCCTGGTCTCCGTCGGCGAGGCCATCGTCACCCTCCCAGCGAAGATCCCCGACGTGTTCGCGGCGGCCTTCCTCGGCGCCGACCGCGCCCCCGACTCGCCCGTCGGCGTCGTGGGGGCCTCCCGGATCAGCGGTGAGATCCTCGCCATGCCCGCGCCGGTCCTGGACCGCGTCGCGATGATGATCAACCTGCTGGCCGGGATCAACCTGTTCCTGTTCGCCTTCAACATGCTGCCGATCCTGCCGCTGGACGGCGGGCACATCGTCGGCGCGCTGTGGGAGGCGGTCCGCCGGAACACCGCCAGACTCTTCCGGCGCCCCGACCCGGGCCCCTTCGACGTGGCCCAGCTCATGCCGGTGGCCTACGTCATGGTCGCCTGCTTCCTGGGCTTCAGCCTGA